In Hymenobacter sublimis, a single genomic region encodes these proteins:
- a CDS encoding GWxTD domain-containing protein: MKPFYYLLFTLLSLGSSLPLAAAPRRDFAAQYRPDRRIVIDTRREGDSVRLYLRFPSAAQIRRGFPLHVALWADYDAKRVLWQDTVRHVARRLRREGETATLDFCLPLNRLRVGQVLSLATGPADEAASGEAAWLRLTPEHLSRSFILTDSVGQPLLRHYVRAGEPFMIDSYGPDLNVQAYRYPLSSLAAAPPMAGPGAQPAQPRKLSAQDSVRYQAGSLLRFQAGLYLLRVSEQEPRSGLLVEDNTFPALTSADELIAPLLYLTTSAERKKLFDAPDPKKAVDQFWLTVAGNNQTIARQLIRTYYGRVQEANQLFSAHKAGWLSDRGMLYLVLGPPETVYREAGEERWLYRADQGLGGTFVFRAKPSTFAPDNYELVRRPEYEQLWYAAVEQWRKGRTARPGR; this comes from the coding sequence GTGAAACCGTTTTACTACCTGTTATTCACGCTGCTAAGCCTGGGGAGCAGCCTGCCGTTGGCAGCCGCACCGCGCCGGGATTTTGCCGCCCAGTACCGGCCTGACCGACGCATTGTGATAGATACCCGGCGGGAAGGCGACAGTGTGCGGCTCTACCTCCGTTTTCCCAGCGCTGCCCAGATCCGGCGCGGCTTTCCGCTGCATGTTGCCCTATGGGCTGATTACGACGCCAAACGGGTGCTGTGGCAAGATACCGTTCGTCATGTTGCGCGCCGCCTACGCCGGGAAGGCGAAACGGCTACCCTGGATTTCTGCCTACCTCTGAACCGCCTGCGCGTGGGCCAGGTGCTTAGCCTGGCGACGGGCCCCGCCGACGAAGCTGCTTCGGGCGAAGCCGCCTGGCTCCGCCTGACGCCGGAGCATTTGTCCCGGTCCTTTATTCTGACTGATTCCGTGGGGCAGCCGTTGCTGCGTCACTATGTACGCGCCGGGGAACCGTTCATGATTGATTCCTACGGCCCCGACCTGAACGTGCAGGCTTACCGCTACCCGCTCAGCTCCCTAGCCGCCGCTCCGCCCATGGCCGGACCCGGCGCCCAGCCTGCCCAACCGCGCAAGCTCAGCGCCCAAGACTCGGTGCGCTACCAGGCAGGCAGCTTGCTCCGGTTTCAAGCGGGACTGTATTTGCTGCGGGTTAGCGAGCAGGAGCCGCGCAGTGGGCTGCTAGTGGAAGATAATACCTTTCCAGCCCTAACGTCGGCCGATGAATTGATTGCGCCCCTACTCTACCTGACAACTTCAGCTGAGCGTAAAAAGCTGTTTGATGCCCCTGACCCCAAAAAAGCCGTGGACCAATTCTGGCTTACGGTGGCCGGCAATAACCAAACCATTGCCCGCCAGCTGATTCGCACCTATTACGGCCGCGTGCAGGAAGCCAACCAACTTTTTTCCGCCCATAAAGCCGGCTGGCTTTCCGACCGAGGGATGCTATACTTAGTGCTGGGCCCGCCGGAAACCGTGTACCGCGAGGCAGGCGAAGAACGGTGGCTTTACCGCGCCGACCAGGGATTGGGCGGAACCTTCGTGTTCCGCGCTAAACCCAGTACCTTTGCCCCCGATAACTACGAACTGGTGCGCCGCCCCGAGTACGAACAACTCTGGTATGCCGCCGTGGAGCAATGGAGAAAAGGACGAACCGCCCGCCCCGGCCGCTAA
- the rlmB gene encoding 23S rRNA (guanosine(2251)-2'-O)-methyltransferase RlmB, producing MEKRTNRPPRPLTERRQFFDSENRPVPNRRPAPREQEGRSEEGRFEGSRAEGGRFEGSRSDKPRYPHRPAQDRSIDMIFGLRPILEALNAGRTLDKIFLLRGTKNSMTQDITALAKTANIPVSMVPVEKLDGITRKNHQGAVAYVSPIEYMPLDSILAGLYEEGKTPLLLVLDRITDVRNFGSIARNAECMGVHAIVVPSRGAAQVNGDALKTSAGALNLIPVCREPNLKDTLTFLRESGVQVVACTEKSDASLEAETVDLTGPLAVLMGSEEDGISPEYLRLADHKLRIPMAGQISSLNVSVASGIMLYEVLRQRLVKK from the coding sequence ATGGAGAAAAGGACGAACCGCCCGCCCCGGCCGCTAACTGAGCGCCGCCAATTTTTTGATTCTGAAAACCGCCCCGTTCCTAACCGGCGGCCAGCTCCGCGCGAGCAAGAAGGCCGCTCTGAGGAAGGACGGTTCGAGGGAAGCCGGGCCGAAGGTGGCCGTTTTGAAGGTAGCCGCTCAGACAAGCCACGCTACCCCCACCGCCCAGCCCAGGACCGCAGCATCGACATGATTTTCGGGCTACGGCCCATCCTGGAAGCCCTGAACGCCGGCCGCACCCTGGACAAGATTTTCCTGCTGCGTGGCACGAAAAACTCCATGACCCAGGACATTACGGCCCTGGCCAAAACGGCCAACATTCCGGTGTCGATGGTGCCCGTGGAGAAGCTCGACGGCATTACCCGCAAAAACCACCAGGGCGCTGTTGCTTACGTGTCGCCGATTGAGTACATGCCCCTAGACAGCATTCTGGCGGGCTTGTACGAGGAGGGCAAAACCCCGCTTCTGCTGGTGCTGGACCGCATTACGGATGTGCGCAACTTCGGCTCTATTGCTCGCAACGCCGAGTGTATGGGCGTACACGCCATTGTGGTACCCAGCCGCGGCGCCGCCCAAGTAAACGGCGACGCGCTAAAAACCTCGGCCGGTGCCCTGAACCTGATTCCGGTGTGCCGGGAGCCCAATCTGAAAGACACCCTGACTTTCCTGCGCGAATCGGGGGTGCAAGTGGTGGCTTGTACCGAGAAGTCAGACGCCAGCCTGGAAGCCGAAACCGTGGACCTGACGGGTCCTTTAGCCGTGCTGATGGGTAGCGAGGAAGACGGCATCAGCCCCGAATACTTGCGCCTCGCCGACCACAAGCTCCGCATCCCGATGGCCGGGCAAATTAGCTCACTCAACGTATCGGTAGCTAGCGGCATTATGCTCTACGAAGTGCTACGCCAACGCTTAGTGAAGAAGTAG
- a CDS encoding mannose-1-phosphate guanylyltransferase produces the protein MEQHTYLVVMAGGIGSRFWPFSRTHHPKQFHDVLGLGRSMLQLTVDRFRGICPPSNVFVVTNRDYTELVQQHLPELPADQILGEPIGRNTAPCIAYASYRIAQRDPEAIIVVTPADHAVMHEENFRAAIRTALDGARTHNVLITLGIQPSRPDTGYGYIQFIDEPVQPQHVQTAPGHEDGVFPQELRKVKTFTEKPNLELAKMFVASGDFLWNSGLFVWRADAIIQAFHQYLSDIAEVFDEGWNELGTPEEENFISRAYTRCRNISIDYGVMEKADNVYVLPADFGWSDLGTWDSLHRMGHHDADENVVDGNALLYDTSECVIKTPPERLVVVQGLEGYIVAEYDNVLLICKRTEEQRVKEFVADVKSKKGVGYN, from the coding sequence ATGGAACAGCATACGTATCTCGTTGTGATGGCTGGCGGCATTGGCAGCCGCTTCTGGCCCTTTAGCCGCACGCATCATCCCAAACAGTTTCATGATGTGCTGGGGCTCGGGCGCTCCATGCTTCAGCTCACTGTCGACCGGTTCCGGGGCATCTGCCCGCCCAGCAACGTATTCGTCGTCACGAACCGTGATTATACCGAGTTGGTCCAGCAGCACCTGCCGGAGCTTCCGGCCGATCAAATTTTGGGCGAGCCTATTGGGCGGAATACAGCGCCTTGCATTGCCTACGCCAGCTACCGCATAGCCCAGCGCGACCCGGAGGCCATCATTGTGGTAACGCCGGCTGACCATGCCGTCATGCACGAGGAAAACTTCCGGGCGGCCATTCGCACGGCTCTCGACGGGGCCCGCACCCACAACGTGCTCATTACCCTCGGCATCCAGCCCTCCCGCCCCGATACCGGCTACGGCTACATCCAGTTCATCGACGAGCCAGTGCAGCCCCAGCACGTGCAAACCGCTCCTGGGCACGAGGATGGTGTTTTCCCGCAGGAGCTACGGAAGGTGAAAACCTTTACCGAGAAACCTAATCTGGAGCTAGCCAAGATGTTCGTGGCCAGCGGAGACTTCCTGTGGAACTCCGGCTTGTTCGTGTGGCGCGCTGATGCCATAATTCAAGCTTTCCACCAGTACCTAAGCGACATTGCCGAGGTGTTCGATGAGGGTTGGAACGAGCTAGGAACTCCTGAGGAGGAAAACTTTATTTCCCGGGCTTATACCCGCTGCCGCAACATCAGCATCGACTACGGGGTGATGGAAAAGGCCGATAACGTATACGTGCTGCCCGCTGACTTCGGGTGGAGCGACCTAGGCACCTGGGACTCCCTGCACCGCATGGGCCACCACGATGCCGACGAAAACGTGGTAGACGGCAACGCCCTACTCTACGATACGAGCGAGTGCGTTATTAAAACACCACCCGAGCGCCTCGTGGTAGTACAAGGCCTGGAAGGCTACATTGTAGCCGAGTACGACAACGTGCTGCTCATTTGCAAGCGCACTGAGGAGCAGCGCGTAAAAGAATTTGTCGCCGACGTGAAGTCCAAAAAGGGCGTAGGCTATAATTAA
- a CDS encoding glycosyltransferase family 117 protein: MRSYKSLNNLVGWLVFAIATVTYLLTLEPTASFWDCGEFIACSYKLLVPHPPGAPTFLLLGRLFSLLSFGDVTKVSVLVNTLSALSSSFTVLFLFWIITMLAKKLVLHRPGMHDDRNLEPTFGQTLLILGAGAVGALAYAFSDSFWFNAVEAEVYAMSSLCTAAVVWLMLKWENRADEADSDRWLVLIAYVIGLSIGVHLLNLLAIPALGFIYYYRRTQNPTTKGGIITLVVSSVIVGLILAGIIPGLPTLAGAFEVFFINSFGLPFNSGLVIFLLLFVGLIWFGFRQSFRRRSRLLNTVMLSFVFILIGYSSYLIVPIRSSYHPTINENAPEDVLSFVSYLKREQYGDRPLLYGPQFNAQPIAQEDGAPRYVRQGDKYVVAEYRPELQYAPGEKMLLPRLYSSDPLHLYNYKKWVDIQDGVKPTMGQNLSFLFKYQMGHMFWRYFMWNYVGREGDIQQSGILWGSPTGAGLPERIADSPARNAFFALPLILGLLGLFFQVRRDGRNALVVGLLFLLTGLAIVVYLNQPPIEPRERDYTFAGATFAFAIWIGLGVLALAELLEKAVKSETARAGVVTLLGLLVPGIMVVQGWDDHDRSDRYNSVDSAKNLLNSLAPNAIVFTNGDNDTFPLWYAQEVEGVRTDVRVAVLSYLNTDWYIDQMKRRSYKSQPLPISMENANYKQGTNDYLPYAENPSVKEIDVRQFMQLVGQNSPLLQVSYGDGSKSLLSFPSRKFYLPIDTAAVAKMGIIPADRLDQLVPRMEWEVGKSAIEKKSLVILDILATNNWQRPVYFSSTVDSRDFMGLQPYFQLDGMAYRILPAKDPNYDPKGGSDEGYVATELMYDNLMKKFAFRGLNNPNIFYDENNLRFPANYRDKFSRLANSLLAQGDKARAKQVLDKAFEVMPDKAIPYDYYVPQFIPALVAVGEKDRANEIMDTMTGRAERALAYYSTHNSALFDQEFQTYLMSLNSIGRAAEQIGDQQRATKAIGLLQQYYQR; this comes from the coding sequence ATGCGGAGTTACAAAAGCCTGAATAACCTAGTGGGATGGCTGGTATTTGCCATTGCTACTGTTACCTACCTGCTCACCCTGGAGCCCACGGCTTCCTTCTGGGACTGCGGCGAATTTATTGCTTGCTCCTACAAGCTGCTGGTGCCCCACCCGCCCGGAGCCCCTACCTTTCTCTTGCTGGGCCGCTTGTTTTCCCTGCTTTCCTTCGGCGACGTCACGAAGGTATCGGTACTGGTAAACACGCTCTCGGCCCTGAGTTCCTCGTTCACGGTGCTTTTCCTATTCTGGATTATCACCATGCTGGCCAAGAAGCTGGTGCTGCACCGCCCCGGCATGCACGACGACCGGAACCTAGAGCCTACCTTCGGCCAAACCCTACTGATTCTGGGAGCAGGCGCCGTGGGAGCCCTGGCCTATGCCTTTTCCGATTCGTTCTGGTTTAATGCTGTAGAAGCTGAGGTGTACGCCATGTCGTCGTTGTGCACGGCAGCCGTGGTGTGGTTGATGCTGAAGTGGGAAAACCGCGCCGATGAGGCTGATTCGGACCGGTGGCTCGTGCTGATTGCCTACGTGATTGGTCTGAGCATAGGCGTGCACTTGCTGAACCTGCTGGCTATTCCGGCCCTAGGCTTTATCTACTACTACCGTCGTACCCAAAACCCTACCACCAAGGGCGGCATTATTACGCTGGTAGTGAGCAGCGTAATTGTGGGCCTGATTCTGGCCGGTATCATTCCGGGCCTACCTACTCTGGCCGGCGCATTTGAAGTATTCTTCATCAATTCTTTCGGCCTACCCTTCAACTCGGGCCTGGTGATTTTTCTGCTGCTGTTCGTGGGGCTAATCTGGTTTGGCTTCCGGCAGTCGTTCCGGCGCCGCAGCCGCCTGCTGAACACCGTGATGCTGAGCTTCGTGTTCATTCTGATTGGCTACTCCAGCTACCTGATTGTTCCCATCCGCAGCTCCTACCACCCTACCATCAACGAAAACGCCCCGGAGGATGTGCTTTCCTTCGTGAGTTACCTGAAGCGCGAGCAGTACGGCGACCGGCCCCTGCTGTATGGTCCTCAGTTTAACGCTCAGCCCATTGCTCAGGAAGACGGTGCGCCGCGCTACGTGCGCCAGGGCGACAAGTATGTGGTGGCCGAGTACCGTCCGGAACTGCAGTACGCGCCCGGCGAGAAAATGCTGCTCCCGCGCCTGTATAGCTCTGATCCACTTCACCTCTACAACTACAAAAAGTGGGTTGACATTCAGGATGGCGTGAAGCCCACCATGGGCCAGAACTTGTCGTTCCTGTTCAAGTACCAGATGGGCCATATGTTCTGGCGTTACTTCATGTGGAACTACGTGGGCCGCGAGGGCGACATTCAGCAGTCAGGCATTTTGTGGGGTAGCCCCACCGGCGCGGGCCTGCCGGAGCGCATTGCCGACAGCCCAGCTCGCAACGCTTTCTTTGCTTTGCCCCTGATTCTGGGGTTGCTAGGCTTGTTCTTCCAAGTGCGTCGCGACGGACGCAATGCCCTGGTAGTAGGGTTGCTGTTCCTGCTGACGGGCCTGGCTATTGTAGTGTACCTAAATCAGCCGCCCATTGAGCCCCGCGAGCGGGACTACACCTTTGCCGGCGCCACATTCGCCTTCGCCATCTGGATTGGCTTGGGCGTGCTGGCTTTGGCTGAGCTGCTGGAAAAAGCCGTGAAGTCGGAAACAGCGCGGGCGGGCGTGGTGACGCTGCTGGGCCTGTTAGTACCGGGCATTATGGTGGTCCAGGGCTGGGACGACCACGACCGTTCAGACCGCTACAACTCCGTTGATTCGGCCAAGAACCTGCTGAACTCCCTGGCGCCCAACGCCATTGTCTTCACCAACGGCGACAACGACACCTTCCCGCTCTGGTACGCCCAGGAGGTGGAAGGCGTACGCACTGACGTGCGCGTGGCCGTACTGAGCTACCTGAACACCGACTGGTACATCGACCAGATGAAGCGCCGCTCGTATAAGTCGCAGCCGCTGCCCATCTCGATGGAGAATGCTAACTACAAGCAGGGCACCAACGACTACCTCCCCTACGCCGAGAATCCTTCGGTTAAGGAGATTGACGTGCGCCAGTTTATGCAGTTGGTAGGACAGAACAGCCCCCTGCTACAAGTGAGCTACGGCGACGGCTCGAAGTCCTTGCTTTCCTTCCCTTCCCGCAAGTTCTACCTGCCCATTGACACGGCCGCCGTGGCTAAAATGGGCATTATTCCCGCCGACCGTCTTGACCAATTGGTGCCGCGCATGGAGTGGGAAGTAGGCAAGAGCGCCATTGAGAAGAAGAGCCTCGTAATTCTGGACATTCTGGCCACCAACAACTGGCAGCGTCCGGTGTACTTCTCCAGCACCGTAGACTCGCGCGACTTCATGGGCTTGCAACCCTACTTCCAGCTCGATGGCATGGCCTACCGCATCCTGCCCGCCAAAGACCCGAATTACGACCCCAAAGGTGGTAGCGACGAAGGTTACGTGGCCACGGAACTGATGTATGACAACCTGATGAAGAAATTCGCCTTCCGGGGCCTGAACAACCCGAATATCTTCTACGACGAGAACAACCTGCGCTTCCCAGCTAACTACCGCGACAAGTTCTCGCGCCTAGCGAACAGCTTGTTGGCTCAGGGCGACAAAGCCCGCGCCAAGCAAGTGCTCGACAAGGCTTTCGAGGTGATGCCCGACAAGGCTATTCCTTATGATTACTACGTGCCGCAGTTTATTCCGGCTCTGGTGGCCGTGGGCGAAAAAGACCGCGCCAACGAAATCATGGATACCATGACTGGCCGCGCCGAGCGGGCCCTGGCTTACTACAGTACCCATAACAGCGCCCTCTTTGATCAGGAGTTCCAGACCTACCTAATGTCCTTGAACAGCATCGGCCGCGCCGCCGAGCAGATTGGCGACCAGCAACGGGCTACCAAGGCCATTGGCTTGCTCCAGCAGTACTACCAGCGCTAA